A DNA window from Kitasatospora viridis contains the following coding sequences:
- a CDS encoding PIG-L deacetylase family protein, with protein MSRTALAFTAHPDDAEICLGGTLAALADHGWDVHIVVASVPDHRDRRLAEVQRGADVLGARAHVLEHDGHWQVEDLTAYQLVREFDRHVRRLAPQRVFTHWLGDTHQDHVLVARAAISAMRGSHADLFMCEQPNQYAPSASPFPVDTYVDVSAQFERRLRAVACHLSQAAAEKYTEQLTARARYHGDRIGCRYAEAFSCVVQRMELS; from the coding sequence ATGAGCCGCACGGCGCTGGCCTTCACTGCTCATCCGGACGACGCCGAGATCTGCCTGGGCGGCACGCTCGCCGCCCTGGCCGATCACGGGTGGGACGTCCACATCGTGGTGGCCTCCGTGCCCGACCACCGGGACCGGCGGTTGGCGGAGGTCCAGCGGGGCGCCGACGTGCTGGGCGCCCGGGCGCACGTCCTGGAACACGACGGCCACTGGCAGGTGGAGGACTTGACGGCGTACCAGCTCGTCAGGGAGTTCGACCGGCACGTTCGACGGCTGGCACCGCAGCGGGTCTTCACCCACTGGCTCGGTGACACCCACCAGGACCACGTGCTGGTGGCGCGCGCGGCGATCTCCGCGATGCGGGGCAGCCACGCCGACCTGTTCATGTGCGAGCAGCCGAACCAGTACGCGCCGTCGGCCTCCCCGTTCCCGGTCGACACCTACGTCGACGTCTCGGCGCAGTTCGAGCGCCGGCTCCGGGCCGTGGCCTGCCACCTGTCACAGGCAGCCGCGGAGAAGTACACCGAGCAGCTCACGGCCCGCGCGCGCTACCACGGCGACCGGATCGGCTGCCGGTACGCGGAGGCCTTCAGCTGCGTGGTCCAGCGGATGGAGCTCTCGTGA